In Humulus lupulus chromosome 6, drHumLupu1.1, whole genome shotgun sequence, a single genomic region encodes these proteins:
- the LOC133783070 gene encoding probable receptor-like serine/threonine-protein kinase At5g57670 isoform X2: MVSSSCSSKILIGISLDPNESKDLLSWAITLLAHPNDAIVAVHILVGKERKKCQVSTEFQLRLRRAKAFVISVLGEFARTCQFKQVNLEARVGFSSKVGRGLIKEANSVSADYLIIGGSRSRSNRPTSIARYCLRNSPNGCTLVVFGKCMLPQQSSDSDSAHSKESVKPSSWWTKSNTAISPAKKSESKSKNSSPRTVLDEIEVEYQSTEDETLSCGDSSITDSTSVTPNFTKKSKQSKQSFSPCRLMFSFIGSSFRRRNSKKEIKKPLLKCFNYEEIMNATNNFNPDNIVGRGGYSEVYRGDLSNGQTIAVKRLAKDNKDAKKEKEFLMELGIIGHVCHPNTASLVGCCIENGLYLIFNFSQNGTLASALYGNEDTTLDWPIRYKIAIGVARGLHYLHKCCKHRIIHRDIKASNVLLGPDYEPQITDFGLAKWLPNKWTHHAVIPIEGTFGYLAPEYFMHGIVDEKTDVFAFGVLLMEIVTGRRPVDSSKRNLLVWAKPLMESGDIANLADPMMEGKYDSEQLHRLVLTASYCIRQSSIWRPSMNEVLELLTNGHDSEVVRSWRIPKFTSDELDDYSMVNGYQVPTDEILEDSLSLTM; this comes from the exons atggtgTCTTCTTCTTGCTCTTCTAAGATACTCATTGGCATCTCTTTGGACCCAAATGAGAGCAAAGATTTGCTCTCATGGGCAATCACACTTCTTGCTCATCCAAATGATGCTATTGTTGCTGTTCACATTCTTG TTGGCAAGGAGAGAAAGAAGTGTCAAGTGTCAACCGAGTTTCAATTGCGGCTTCGCAGAGCTAAAGCGTTTGTTATATCTGTATTGGGAGAGTTTGCCAGGACCTGCCAATTCAAACAG GTTAATTTGGAGGCTAGAGTTGGCTTTAGCTCCAAAGTAGGAAGAGGTCTAATCAAGGAAGCAAATTCTGTTTCAGCAGACTATCTTATTATTGGAGGCTCAAGAAGCAGATCAAATAG ACCTACAAGCATTGCAAGATATTGTCTTAGAAATTCCCCAAATGGCTGCACACTTGTTGTATTTGGGAAATGTATGCTGCCACAACAAAGTTCAGACTCAGATTCTGCTCACTCCAAag AAAGTGTAAAACCAAGTTCATGGTGGACAAAAAGTAACACAGCTATCTCTCCAGCCAAAAAATCAGAATCGAAGAGCAAAAATAGCTCACCGAGAACTGTGCTAGATGAAATCGAAGTAGAGTATCAAAGCACAGAAGATGAGACACTCAGTTGTGGAGATTCAAGCATCACAGATTCAACTTCTGTGACACCAAACTTTACTAAGAAATCCAAACAAAGCAAGCAAAGTTTCTCACCATGCAGgcttatgttttcttttattggCTCATCATTTAGGAGAAGAAACAGCAAGAAAGAAATTAAAAAGCCTTTGTTAAAGTGCTTTAACTATGAGGAAATCATGAATGCCACAAACAACTTCAACCCAG ATAATATAGTAGGGCGAGGAGGGTACTCTGAGGTTTACAGAGGTGATCTTTCTAATGGACAAACCATTGCTGTGAAGAGATTAGCTAAGGACAACAAAGATGCTAAGAAGGAGAAAGAGTTTCTAATGGAGTTAGGCATAATTGGCCATGTTTGCCACCCTAATACAGCTAGTTTAGTTGGATGCTGCATTGAGAATGGTCTTTACTTGATCTTCAATTTTTCTCAGAATGGGACTTTGGCATCTGCATTGTATG GTAATGAAGACACCACTCTTGATTGGCCAATTCGATACAAAATCGCCATTGGAGTGGCCAGAGGCCTGCACTATCTTCACAAATGTTGCAAACACCGCATAATACACCGTGACATAAAAGCTTCAAATGTCCTCCTTGGACCAGACTATGAACCACAG ATTACTGATTTTGGACTGGCAAAATGGCTACCTAACAAGTGGACTCACCATGCTGTGATCCCAATTGAAGGGACATTTGGATACTTAGCACCAGAGTATTTTATGCATGGAATTGTTGATGAGAAAACTGATGTTTTTGCTTTTGGAGTTCTTCTCATGGAGATTGTAACTGGTCGTAGGCCTGTGGACTCTTCTAAGAGAAATCTTCTTGTTTGG GCAAAACCTCTAATGGAGTCAGGAGACATTGCCAATCTAGCTGATCCAATGATGGAAGGCAAATATGACTCAGAGCAACTCCATAGGCTAGTGCTCACTGCTTCTTATTGTATCAGGCAATCCTCAATTTGGCGTCCCTCCATGAATGAG GTGTTGGAGCTATTGACCAATGGCCATGATTCTGAGGTTGTAAGAAGCTGGAGAATCCCAAAGTTTACTTCTGATGAGTTAGATGACTACTCCATGGTTAATGGTTATCAAGTTCCAACAGATGAAATTTTAGAGGATTCTTTGAGTTTGACTATGTag
- the LOC133783070 gene encoding probable receptor-like serine/threonine-protein kinase At5g57670 isoform X1 — translation MVSSSCSSKILIGISLDPNESKDLLSWAITLLAHPNDAIVAVHILVGKERKKCQVSTEFQLRLRRAKAFVISVLGEFARTCQFKQVNLEARVGFSSKVGRGLIKEANSVSADYLIIGGSRSRSNRPTSIARYCLRNSPNGCTLVVFGKCMLPQQSSDSDSAHSKAESVKPSSWWTKSNTAISPAKKSESKSKNSSPRTVLDEIEVEYQSTEDETLSCGDSSITDSTSVTPNFTKKSKQSKQSFSPCRLMFSFIGSSFRRRNSKKEIKKPLLKCFNYEEIMNATNNFNPDNIVGRGGYSEVYRGDLSNGQTIAVKRLAKDNKDAKKEKEFLMELGIIGHVCHPNTASLVGCCIENGLYLIFNFSQNGTLASALYGNEDTTLDWPIRYKIAIGVARGLHYLHKCCKHRIIHRDIKASNVLLGPDYEPQITDFGLAKWLPNKWTHHAVIPIEGTFGYLAPEYFMHGIVDEKTDVFAFGVLLMEIVTGRRPVDSSKRNLLVWAKPLMESGDIANLADPMMEGKYDSEQLHRLVLTASYCIRQSSIWRPSMNEVLELLTNGHDSEVVRSWRIPKFTSDELDDYSMVNGYQVPTDEILEDSLSLTM, via the exons atggtgTCTTCTTCTTGCTCTTCTAAGATACTCATTGGCATCTCTTTGGACCCAAATGAGAGCAAAGATTTGCTCTCATGGGCAATCACACTTCTTGCTCATCCAAATGATGCTATTGTTGCTGTTCACATTCTTG TTGGCAAGGAGAGAAAGAAGTGTCAAGTGTCAACCGAGTTTCAATTGCGGCTTCGCAGAGCTAAAGCGTTTGTTATATCTGTATTGGGAGAGTTTGCCAGGACCTGCCAATTCAAACAG GTTAATTTGGAGGCTAGAGTTGGCTTTAGCTCCAAAGTAGGAAGAGGTCTAATCAAGGAAGCAAATTCTGTTTCAGCAGACTATCTTATTATTGGAGGCTCAAGAAGCAGATCAAATAG ACCTACAAGCATTGCAAGATATTGTCTTAGAAATTCCCCAAATGGCTGCACACTTGTTGTATTTGGGAAATGTATGCTGCCACAACAAAGTTCAGACTCAGATTCTGCTCACTCCAAag CAGAAAGTGTAAAACCAAGTTCATGGTGGACAAAAAGTAACACAGCTATCTCTCCAGCCAAAAAATCAGAATCGAAGAGCAAAAATAGCTCACCGAGAACTGTGCTAGATGAAATCGAAGTAGAGTATCAAAGCACAGAAGATGAGACACTCAGTTGTGGAGATTCAAGCATCACAGATTCAACTTCTGTGACACCAAACTTTACTAAGAAATCCAAACAAAGCAAGCAAAGTTTCTCACCATGCAGgcttatgttttcttttattggCTCATCATTTAGGAGAAGAAACAGCAAGAAAGAAATTAAAAAGCCTTTGTTAAAGTGCTTTAACTATGAGGAAATCATGAATGCCACAAACAACTTCAACCCAG ATAATATAGTAGGGCGAGGAGGGTACTCTGAGGTTTACAGAGGTGATCTTTCTAATGGACAAACCATTGCTGTGAAGAGATTAGCTAAGGACAACAAAGATGCTAAGAAGGAGAAAGAGTTTCTAATGGAGTTAGGCATAATTGGCCATGTTTGCCACCCTAATACAGCTAGTTTAGTTGGATGCTGCATTGAGAATGGTCTTTACTTGATCTTCAATTTTTCTCAGAATGGGACTTTGGCATCTGCATTGTATG GTAATGAAGACACCACTCTTGATTGGCCAATTCGATACAAAATCGCCATTGGAGTGGCCAGAGGCCTGCACTATCTTCACAAATGTTGCAAACACCGCATAATACACCGTGACATAAAAGCTTCAAATGTCCTCCTTGGACCAGACTATGAACCACAG ATTACTGATTTTGGACTGGCAAAATGGCTACCTAACAAGTGGACTCACCATGCTGTGATCCCAATTGAAGGGACATTTGGATACTTAGCACCAGAGTATTTTATGCATGGAATTGTTGATGAGAAAACTGATGTTTTTGCTTTTGGAGTTCTTCTCATGGAGATTGTAACTGGTCGTAGGCCTGTGGACTCTTCTAAGAGAAATCTTCTTGTTTGG GCAAAACCTCTAATGGAGTCAGGAGACATTGCCAATCTAGCTGATCCAATGATGGAAGGCAAATATGACTCAGAGCAACTCCATAGGCTAGTGCTCACTGCTTCTTATTGTATCAGGCAATCCTCAATTTGGCGTCCCTCCATGAATGAG GTGTTGGAGCTATTGACCAATGGCCATGATTCTGAGGTTGTAAGAAGCTGGAGAATCCCAAAGTTTACTTCTGATGAGTTAGATGACTACTCCATGGTTAATGGTTATCAAGTTCCAACAGATGAAATTTTAGAGGATTCTTTGAGTTTGACTATGTag